In Dermochelys coriacea isolate rDerCor1 chromosome 10, rDerCor1.pri.v4, whole genome shotgun sequence, one DNA window encodes the following:
- the LOC119862639 gene encoding noggin-2-like yields MKGPQTLLLWAGWLLLQRGSGQPYLRLRPSPSDNLPVKDILEHPDPEYDPKEQDLDERTLRKKLGSSFDPAFMSVAAPAPGNLSSPAPPPRLRGSAPLPGELKKLELGESPSGARMKLGKKARRKFLQWLWAYTHCPVRYTWKDLGVRFWPRFIKEGSCFAEKSCSFPEGMYCKPAKSVPKTFLRWYCQGWSRQKYCTWIPVQYPLISECKCSC; encoded by the coding sequence ATGAAGGGGCCGCAGACTCTCCTGCTCTGGGccggctggctgctgctgcaacGCGGCTCCGGCCAGCCCTACCTCCGCCTCCGGCCCTCCCCGAGCGACAACCTGCCCGTCAAGGACATCCTGGAGCACCCGGACCCCGAGTACGACCCCAAGGAGCAGGACCTGGACGAGCGGACGCTGAGGAAGAAGCTGGGCAGCAGCTTCGACCCCGCCTTCATGTCGGTGGCCGCCCCGGCGCCGGGGAACCTCTCCAGCCCGGCGCCCCCGCCCAGGCTCCGGGGCTCGGCGCCGCTGCCCGGCGAGCTgaagaagctggagctgggcgaGAGCCCCTCGGGGGCCCGCATGAAGCTGGGCAAGAAGGCCCGGAGGAAGTTCCTGCAGTGGCTGTGGGCCTACACCCACTGCCCTGTGCGCTACACCTGgaaggacctgggcgtccgcttCTGGCCGCGCTTCATCAAGGAGGGCAGCTGCTTCGCCGAGAAGTCCTGCTCCTTCCCCGAGGGCATGTACTGCAAGCCGGCCAAGTCGGTGCCCAAGACCTTTCTGCGCTGGTACTGTCAGGGGTGGTCCAGGCAGAAGTACTGCACCTGGATCCCGGTCCAGTACCCGCTGATCTCGGAGTGCAAGTGCTCCTGCTAA